A single region of the Nicotiana sylvestris chromosome 6, ASM39365v2, whole genome shotgun sequence genome encodes:
- the LOC138871279 gene encoding uncharacterized protein gives MLHHYFKKEIQDLWKPTEDFQMIDLGEDYYIIKFKNKDNMEKAIQQGPWFINGNFLSITEWKPNFVASKERLTTTAVWVRLPQLPTEFNDGKILEKIGNAIGRLLKIDVCISTTLRGRYARLCVELPLEIPVQPFLYIGQHKQHIHYEGDNFLCTNCGRLGHITKQCSFIKLDAKVSKETIKEQATISMLENQQEEWKTVSFNKEGNKS, from the coding sequence ATGTTACACCACTACTTTAAAAAGGAAATCCAGGATTTATGGAAGCCAACGGAGGATTTCCAAATGATTGATCTAGGAGAAGATTACTACATaataaagttcaaaaataaaGACAACATGGAGAAGGCTATTCAACAAGGACCTTGGTTCATTAATGGTAATTTCCTCTCCATCACTGAATGGAAACCAAATTTTGTAGCTTCAAAAGAGAGACTAACAACAACGGCAGTATGGGTTAGACTCCCACAACTGCCTACGGAATTTAATGATGGCAAAATACTTGAAAAAATTGGCAATGCAATTGGTCGCTTATTAAAGATTGATGTTTGTATTTCAACCACATTAAGGGGCCGATATGCAAGACTTTGTGTTGAACTCCCTCTAGAAATTCCAGTCCAGCCATTTCTATACATTGGACAACATAAACAACACATTCACTATGAAGGAGATAACTTCCTATGCACAAACTGTGGCAGGCTAGGCCACATAACAAAACAATGTTCTTTTATTAAATTGGATGCTAAGGTTAGTAAGGAAACAATCAAGGAGCAAGCAACAATCTCAATGCTGGAAAATCAGCAAGAGGAGTGGAAGACGGTTTCCTTTAACAAAGAAGGAAACAAGTCTTGA